The Candidatus Endomicrobium procryptotermitis genomic interval TACTCTGCTGAAGTCAAAAGATATAAAAGCGCCGCTGATTAAAGAATGTTACATAAACATAGAATGTAAAATTACGGATTATGTAAAAAAGTATGGAATATTTATTCTTCAGGGACTAAGCGCTTACATAGATTCTAACAAAAAAGATAGGAGGCTTATACATGCAATAGGAGACGGCACTTTTGTTCTTGACGGAACAAAACTAAATTACAGGAAAATAATGAAAGAAAAACTTCCCACAGGAGTATGACAAAATGGACAATCAAAAAAAAGATATTGCAAAGGCCGTACCCGTAAAAATTAAAAGAACAAAACTTGCATGGATAATTTTAATTTTTGCGGCAATTTACACGATAAGCCCGATAGATATTATCCCAGACGCTCCAGTCATCGGATGGGTAGACGATGCTTTTGTAGATATCATTGCGATTTTAAATTTAATAATCAAATACAGAAAAAACTATCAGCAAAAATAAAAATGAAAGCCTTGTCTTTGTATAATTGTATAAGTTAAGTATTATTTAAATGTTTTGAAAGATGTGAACAGTTTCAGTTTTTATAATTTTTTGGATTTTCTTATCTATGTTTATTGGTAAGTAGAATTTTTTAAGTTTTTAT includes:
- a CDS encoding DUF1232 domain-containing protein — its product is MDNQKKDIAKAVPVKIKRTKLAWIILIFAAIYTISPIDIIPDAPVIGWVDDAFVDIIAILNLIIKYRKNYQQK